A genomic segment from Psychrobacter arcticus 273-4 encodes:
- the xseB gene encoding exodeoxyribonuclease VII small subunit, with the protein MTTPTRKRKKAAPKTFKAAYDILKNNAAELQQQDEPDIDNLMTTVEESIAAYRICETRINAVQQALDAAFAEEDKTEKTHS; encoded by the coding sequence ATGACCACCCCTACTCGTAAACGCAAAAAAGCCGCCCCAAAAACCTTTAAGGCGGCTTACGACATTCTAAAAAATAACGCGGCTGAATTGCAGCAACAAGATGAACCTGATATTGATAATCTAATGACCACCGTTGAAGAGTCTATTGCCGCTTATCGCATTTGCGAGACTCGTATCAACGCAGTACAACAAGCATTAGATGCCGCCTTTGCTGAAGAAGATAAAACCGAAAAAACTCACAGCTAA
- the pncB gene encoding nicotinate phosphoribosyltransferase codes for MTVTHTSTTFEPIITSLLDNDLYKFTMLQAMLHQFPQTHGVYRFRCRNNKDAAYPLADIKDALEKQLDSLCELRFLEDELEYLRGLRFMRSDFVDYLELFKLKRRFITVTTDDKGRLFIDIEGPMIQAMFFEVFVLAIVNELYFKALTDASVLEEGQRRLDEKVELLHRYAAEQAGNSRDIPPFIVADFGTRRRFNKDWQAHVVETLHKAEPKIVGGTSNVYLAKKLGMTPIGTMAHEFMQAFQALDVRLRDSQKAALEAWVHEYRGDLGIALTDVVGMDAFLRDFDLYFAKLFDGLRHDSGDPYLWGDKAIAHYKKLKIDPRTKVLTFSDGLDLNKAWDLHQYFKGQIKTSFGIGTNLTNDMGITPLNIVLKLVECNGQPVAKLSDSPGKTMINNDTYLAYLRQVFDVDEPE; via the coding sequence ATGACCGTTACCCATACTTCTACAACTTTTGAGCCCATTATTACCTCGTTACTTGATAACGATTTGTACAAATTTACCATGCTGCAAGCCATGCTACATCAGTTTCCGCAGACTCATGGTGTCTACCGCTTTCGCTGCCGTAATAATAAAGATGCCGCTTATCCACTTGCTGATATCAAAGACGCATTAGAAAAACAACTAGACAGCTTATGTGAACTGCGATTTTTAGAAGATGAACTAGAATACTTGCGTGGTTTACGCTTTATGCGTTCAGACTTCGTTGATTACTTGGAGTTGTTTAAGTTAAAACGTCGTTTTATCACGGTGACTACCGATGATAAAGGTCGCCTATTTATCGATATCGAAGGTCCGATGATTCAGGCGATGTTCTTCGAAGTGTTCGTGCTAGCCATTGTTAATGAGCTATATTTCAAGGCGTTAACCGACGCTAGCGTACTTGAAGAAGGGCAGCGCCGCCTAGATGAAAAAGTTGAATTATTGCATCGTTATGCTGCCGAACAAGCAGGCAACAGCCGTGATATTCCGCCTTTTATCGTCGCTGATTTTGGTACACGTAGACGGTTTAATAAAGACTGGCAAGCCCATGTGGTTGAAACTTTGCACAAGGCTGAACCAAAAATAGTGGGCGGCACCTCCAACGTTTATTTGGCAAAAAAGCTTGGCATGACGCCAATTGGTACGATGGCACATGAGTTTATGCAGGCATTTCAGGCATTGGATGTGCGCCTACGTGATTCACAAAAAGCAGCGCTTGAGGCTTGGGTACACGAATATCGCGGTGATTTGGGTATTGCGCTGACCGATGTCGTTGGCATGGATGCGTTCTTACGTGATTTTGATTTGTATTTTGCCAAGCTTTTTGATGGTCTGCGCCATGATAGTGGCGACCCGTATCTTTGGGGTGATAAGGCGATTGCCCATTATAAAAAGCTAAAAATAGACCCAAGAACTAAGGTGTTAACCTTTAGTGATGGCTTGGATCTGAATAAGGCGTGGGATTTACATCAATATTTTAAAGGTCAAATTAAAACCAGCTTTGGTATTGGCACCAATCTCACCAATGATATGGGCATCACACCGTTAAATATCGTTCTAAAATTGGTTGAATGTAATGGACAGCCAGTCGCTAAGCTGTCTGATAGCCCAGGCAAGACAATGATCAATAATGATACCTATCTTGCCTATCTGCGCCAAGTGTTTGACGTCGATGAGCCAGAATAG
- a CDS encoding coniferyl aldehyde dehydrogenase, translated as MTDSDQNNQVQTIHPSYDEHNEHNEHNEHNEHNEHNEHNEHEGLSIIKTVADMQSQFLRLQNLSRTQPINDWATRRDQLDNLELMLSDNQQLLANAISADFGYRSESETQFAELFPSFTGISHAKKHGKRWMKAQRVSSSALYMPAHNEILPQPLGVVGIMVPWNYPLFLAIGPMIDALTAGNRIMIKMSEAAPQFAQTFAETISRYFSADMVCVVIGEVEIAAAFSKLPFDHLLYTGSTAVGKKVMAAAAPNLTPVTLELGGKSPVIVLEGANLENAVNRVMMGKTLNAGQTCIAPDYVLIQRQYHDEFVRLAKEWMEKHYPNIESNPDYSRIINAQQFKRVKGYLDSLSGEGIHRLTDAEASIETRLMPPVIVSEPAPESDVMQNEIFAPVLPLMHYDTLDNAIAFINARPRPLALYVFGDNNRDIDKVRTNTVSGGLCINEVIMHVAQHDLPFGGVGDSGTGAYHGKAGFERLSHMKPIFVQSKLNGLNILLPPYGGLFKKAMALFLK; from the coding sequence ATGACAGACAGCGATCAAAACAATCAGGTTCAAACGATACATCCTAGCTACGATGAGCACAATGAGCACAATGAGCACAATGAGCACAATGAGCACAATGAGCACAATGAGCACAATGAGCACGAAGGGCTTAGTATTATTAAAACCGTGGCGGATATGCAGTCACAGTTTTTACGCTTACAAAATTTAAGCCGTACTCAGCCGATTAATGATTGGGCGACTCGTAGAGACCAACTAGATAATCTGGAGCTGATGCTGAGTGATAACCAACAACTGCTTGCTAATGCTATCAGCGCTGATTTTGGCTATCGTAGTGAATCAGAAACTCAATTTGCCGAGCTGTTTCCGAGCTTTACGGGTATCAGTCATGCCAAAAAGCACGGTAAAAGGTGGATGAAGGCGCAGCGAGTATCGAGTTCAGCGCTATATATGCCAGCACATAATGAGATTTTGCCACAGCCATTGGGTGTGGTCGGTATTATGGTGCCTTGGAACTATCCCTTATTTTTAGCAATAGGACCGATGATTGATGCGCTTACCGCTGGCAACCGCATCATGATTAAAATGAGTGAAGCGGCTCCGCAATTTGCGCAAACGTTTGCAGAAACTATTTCGCGTTATTTTTCAGCAGATATGGTTTGTGTGGTCATCGGTGAAGTTGAGATTGCCGCAGCCTTTAGCAAGCTGCCCTTTGATCACTTGCTTTATACCGGCTCTACCGCCGTTGGAAAAAAGGTGATGGCCGCGGCAGCGCCGAATCTGACACCTGTCACGCTTGAGCTTGGTGGTAAGTCACCAGTAATAGTACTAGAGGGTGCTAACTTAGAAAATGCAGTCAATCGTGTGATGATGGGCAAGACTTTAAACGCTGGTCAGACTTGTATCGCACCTGACTATGTACTGATTCAGCGCCAATATCATGATGAATTTGTGCGTCTGGCAAAAGAGTGGATGGAGAAACACTATCCCAATATTGAAAGCAATCCTGATTACTCGCGCATTATTAATGCTCAGCAGTTCAAGCGTGTCAAAGGCTATTTGGACAGTTTGTCAGGCGAGGGTATCCACCGGTTAACGGATGCAGAAGCCAGTATTGAAACTCGCCTCATGCCACCGGTCATCGTCAGCGAGCCTGCGCCTGAGAGTGATGTGATGCAAAACGAGATATTTGCACCCGTTTTACCGCTCATGCACTATGATACTCTTGATAATGCGATTGCATTTATTAACGCCCGTCCACGCCCATTGGCACTATATGTCTTTGGCGATAATAACCGTGATATCGATAAGGTACGCACCAATACGGTATCGGGCGGTCTGTGTATTAATGAGGTTATTATGCATGTGGCGCAGCATGACTTGCCATTTGGCGGTGTTGGTGATTCAGGTACAGGCGCTTACCATGGCAAAGCTGGCTTTGAGCGTTTAAGTCACATGAAACCTATCTTTGTACAATCCAAATTGAATGGTTTAAATATATTATTACCGCCATATGGCGGCTTGTTTAAAAAGGCAATGGCGCTGTTTTTGAAATAG
- a CDS encoding lipoyl protein ligase domain-containing protein has product MPNTMQALNTQPLNDTLITKSITAADYVPTLDAMLSRTLARIALKKEQGLRTPDELWIVDHNDVYTLGQAGKEEHILQRTNTPIIKTDRGGQVTWHGHGQLVMYWLFDLDSVGWSVRNMVSHAEQAIEDVVNDCLKSPASTDTIHISARARRDAPGVYIYADTAAEIDSAHRSTDEIKVDNTIMIGKIASLGFKIKHGFSYHGVAINLNCDLSAFNAINPCGYAGMQMLRLADFVNMNQATTPQPNNPTLTDDAKTITYEQFTQKLIDNIAQRHAGVIPLRELAPK; this is encoded by the coding sequence ATGCCAAATACTATGCAGGCGCTTAATACGCAACCACTTAATGATACCCTCATCACAAAATCAATCACAGCTGCTGACTATGTGCCTACCCTCGATGCCATGTTATCACGTACCTTAGCGCGTATCGCTCTTAAAAAAGAGCAAGGGTTGCGTACGCCTGATGAGTTATGGATTGTCGATCACAATGACGTTTATACCCTTGGGCAAGCAGGTAAAGAAGAGCATATATTACAACGTACCAATACCCCTATCATCAAAACGGATCGTGGTGGTCAGGTTACATGGCACGGGCACGGGCAGCTGGTTATGTATTGGCTGTTTGATTTGGACAGTGTGGGCTGGAGTGTGCGTAATATGGTCTCTCATGCTGAGCAAGCGATTGAGGATGTGGTCAATGACTGCCTCAAAAGCCCAGCATCGACTGACACCATCCATATCAGCGCCCGTGCCCGCCGTGATGCGCCTGGTGTCTATATATATGCTGATACGGCTGCAGAAATTGACAGTGCTCATCGCTCTACTGATGAGATAAAAGTTGATAATACCATTATGATTGGCAAAATTGCGTCGCTTGGCTTTAAAATCAAGCATGGTTTTAGCTACCATGGTGTTGCCATTAATTTAAATTGTGATTTATCAGCATTTAATGCCATCAATCCTTGTGGTTACGCTGGCATGCAAATGTTGCGTTTGGCGGATTTTGTTAATATGAATCAAGCGACCACTCCACAGCCAAATAACCCTACGCTTACCGATGACGCAAAAACGATTACCTATGAGCAATTTACGCAAAAGCTCATCGACAATATTGCACAGCGTCATGCAGGAGTGATCCCATTGCGTGAATTAGCGCCAAAATAA
- a CDS encoding inorganic diphosphatase, protein MADFNKILDAGDVDGGIINVVVEIPTGSSHKIEWNRELAVFELDRVDPQIFAKPCNYGFIPQTLDEDGDELDALIITEQPLPTGIFLKAKVIGVMKFVDDGEVDDKIVVVPADDRDTGNAYNSLADLPKQLINQLEFHFSHYKDLKKPGTTVVESWGDVEEAKEVIKESIQRWKDL, encoded by the coding sequence ATGGCAGATTTTAATAAAATTTTGGACGCAGGCGACGTCGACGGTGGCATTATTAATGTCGTAGTAGAAATCCCAACCGGTAGTAGCCATAAAATTGAGTGGAATCGCGAGTTGGCCGTATTTGAGCTTGATCGTGTTGATCCACAGATTTTTGCCAAGCCTTGCAACTATGGTTTTATCCCACAAACTCTTGATGAAGATGGCGATGAGCTTGATGCGCTTATCATCACTGAACAGCCGTTACCGACTGGAATTTTCTTAAAAGCCAAAGTAATCGGTGTGATGAAGTTCGTTGATGATGGCGAAGTCGATGACAAAATCGTTGTGGTACCTGCTGACGACCGTGATACAGGCAATGCTTATAACAGTCTAGCGGACTTACCAAAGCAGCTGATCAATCAGTTAGAGTTCCATTTCAGCCATTATAAAGACCTTAAAAAACCAGGTACTACTGTGGTTGAATCTTGGGGTGACGTGGAAGAAGCCAAAGAAGTTATCAAAGAATCTATCCAGCGCTGGAAAGATTTATAA
- a CDS encoding SDR family NAD(P)-dependent oxidoreductase, with protein sequence MANPSKKAISKAVQDKNIIITGASSGIGERTAFLLSECGAHVILLARTEEKLKAVKEGIEELGGRASYYPCDLTNMDEIETVSAQILADFGHVDVLINNAGRSIRRSVHESTERFHDFVRTMDVNYFGAVKIILGFLPTMIERQTGQIVNISSIGVLANSPRFAAYVASKSALDAFSRCLAAEVKGDNVTITNIFMPLVRTPMIEPTKLYRYMPALMPDEAAMMVAKAIVHKPNSIASNMGKFASATYSLAPAINVGIQSMGYRIFPSTRAGLTTDKKPNLAQRAFARILPGEYH encoded by the coding sequence ATGGCCAACCCCTCAAAAAAAGCAATCAGCAAAGCAGTTCAAGACAAGAATATTATTATAACGGGGGCATCAAGTGGTATTGGTGAGCGTACCGCTTTTTTGCTTAGTGAATGCGGTGCTCATGTCATTTTGTTGGCACGTACTGAAGAGAAGCTAAAGGCCGTTAAAGAAGGTATCGAGGAGCTTGGTGGCAGAGCCAGTTATTATCCTTGTGATTTGACCAATATGGATGAAATTGAAACAGTCAGCGCACAAATTTTGGCTGATTTTGGTCATGTTGATGTATTGATAAATAATGCTGGTCGTTCAATTCGACGTTCGGTTCACGAGTCTACTGAACGTTTCCATGATTTTGTGCGCACCATGGATGTCAATTACTTTGGCGCAGTCAAAATCATCCTTGGATTTTTGCCGACGATGATTGAACGTCAAACTGGTCAAATTGTTAATATCTCATCGATTGGTGTATTGGCAAATAGTCCGCGTTTTGCAGCCTATGTCGCATCAAAATCAGCCTTGGATGCCTTTAGCCGTTGCCTAGCCGCTGAAGTCAAAGGGGATAATGTGACGATAACCAATATCTTTATGCCATTGGTACGCACACCGATGATTGAGCCAACCAAGCTTTACCGTTATATGCCAGCGCTTATGCCAGATGAGGCGGCGATGATGGTCGCCAAAGCGATTGTTCATAAACCAAATAGTATTGCCAGCAACATGGGTAAATTCGCGTCGGCTACTTATTCATTAGCACCAGCGATTAACGTTGGTATTCAGTCAATGGGTTATCGTATTTTTCCAAGCACTCGTGCTGGTCTGACTACCGATAAAAAACCAAACCTTGCTCAGCGCGCCTTTGCAAGAATACTTCCTGGTGAGTATCACTAA
- the dusB gene encoding tRNA dihydrouridine synthase DusB, translating to MSINSPILPSSLPMSQHPLLQPLVIGGLTIENRLIVAPMAGVTDNPFRRLCKSFGAGHAVSEMIIADTALYARKKSLYRANFDNEIAPISAQIAGAEPDKLAEAARYQIDNGAQIIDINMGCPAKKVCRKLAGSALLQDEDLVARLLDAAVNAVDAPVTLKTRLGYENGRENILRVAKRAEQAGIAAIAIHGRTREDMYTGEARYDLIREVKESISIPVIANGDIDSAQKAQRVYELTGCDAVMIGRAAQGQPWIFRDIEHFLRSGETLAPPSVSEIKKIVLTHLEELYGFYGEYSGCRIARKHIAWYTTGIPNSNAFRQAMYGEESTAGQFRVVEDFLHAHE from the coding sequence ATGTCTATTAATTCTCCTATTTTACCTTCGTCTCTGCCTATGTCTCAGCATCCTTTATTGCAACCATTAGTGATTGGCGGCTTAACGATTGAAAACCGTCTGATAGTCGCACCGATGGCTGGTGTGACAGACAATCCTTTTCGCAGGTTGTGCAAGTCCTTTGGTGCGGGTCATGCAGTCAGTGAGATGATTATCGCTGATACGGCATTGTATGCGCGCAAAAAATCGCTGTACCGTGCCAATTTTGATAATGAGATTGCGCCTATTTCTGCCCAGATAGCGGGCGCAGAGCCTGATAAATTGGCAGAAGCGGCACGTTATCAGATTGATAATGGCGCGCAGATTATTGATATCAACATGGGATGTCCTGCCAAAAAAGTCTGCCGTAAATTGGCAGGCTCTGCATTGCTACAAGATGAGGATTTAGTAGCACGTCTATTAGATGCCGCCGTGAATGCCGTCGATGCTCCCGTCACTTTAAAAACGCGATTAGGCTATGAGAATGGACGTGAGAACATTTTGCGCGTTGCAAAGCGAGCAGAACAAGCAGGCATTGCTGCTATTGCTATCCATGGACGTACGCGCGAAGATATGTATACCGGAGAGGCACGTTACGATCTAATACGTGAGGTGAAAGAAAGTATTAGTATTCCAGTCATCGCAAATGGTGACATTGATAGTGCGCAAAAAGCGCAGCGCGTCTATGAGTTGACCGGTTGTGATGCAGTAATGATTGGGCGAGCCGCTCAAGGACAACCATGGATATTTCGTGATATTGAGCATTTTTTGCGGTCAGGGGAGACGCTGGCGCCGCCCAGTGTTAGCGAAATAAAAAAAATTGTACTGACGCATTTAGAAGAGCTGTACGGTTTTTATGGTGAATATTCAGGCTGTCGTATTGCTCGCAAGCATATCGCTTGGTATACCACTGGTATTCCGAACTCTAACGCCTTTAGACAAGCGATGTATGGTGAGGAAAGTACTGCTGGTCAGTTTCGTGTGGTGGAAGATTTTTTGCACGCCCATGAATAA
- a CDS encoding BCCT family transporter, with amino-acid sequence MKNKSSRSTILLPVFVPAAVIMLLLVIGTAINPESAGELFSTVLSFTTETFGWFYMLAVAIFLMFIIVLAFSSYGSIKLGPDHAEAEYNFLEWFAMLFSAGYGIALLFYGVAEPVIHFASPPLSTPQTIEAAKEAMQIAYFHWGFHIWAIYGVVGLSLAYFSFRHGLPLSMRSTLYPLIGDKIYGPIGHTVDVFAIVGTMFGIATSLGIAVSQINAGVNYLFPNTVPVSMTVQVIIIALVTLAALISVLAGMDKGVKRLSILNMVLATGLMLFVFIVGPTIFILNAFMENTGSYLGNIVERTFSLQAYQSSDWIGSWTLFIFAWTIAWAPFVGLFIAKISRGRTIREFVLGVMLVPTFFTFFWFAVFGDTALHMIMVDGYDALITEVQNNQAIALFKLLENLPFSQIVSSLTVLLIITFFVTSSDSGSLVIDSLAAGGRSDTPWWQRTFWVVTEGAVAAVLLVAGGLTALQTAAIVSALPFAVIILISIFGMWRALRIEGHRNQSLGNDNRIPPHLLKPSAWRERIDYMTDKPTRDKVLSYIQETIMPSMVEVSEKFAETGWTTEVNYDAINNRAVLELQRGSDVEFWYEVRLSEHDTPDYYTEDNADKLPQQHDHRAEVYLRRGGQTYDLYGYESESVINDIIDQFEKYLHFVNVSPDILPWRMQEHDEDITLEQGSVFDK; translated from the coding sequence ATGAAGAACAAATCCTCCCGTTCCACTATTTTATTACCGGTATTTGTGCCGGCAGCAGTCATTATGCTGCTATTAGTGATTGGTACAGCCATTAATCCGGAGTCTGCTGGCGAGTTGTTTAGCACCGTTCTAAGTTTTACCACCGAGACTTTCGGTTGGTTCTATATGTTAGCAGTGGCCATATTTTTGATGTTCATCATTGTCTTGGCGTTCTCTTCTTATGGCAGTATCAAACTGGGTCCAGATCATGCGGAGGCAGAGTATAATTTTCTTGAATGGTTTGCCATGCTGTTTTCTGCAGGGTATGGCATCGCTTTACTATTCTATGGCGTAGCAGAGCCAGTTATACACTTTGCCAGTCCGCCGCTCTCAACACCGCAGACTATTGAGGCCGCCAAAGAAGCAATGCAAATTGCCTATTTTCACTGGGGCTTTCATATTTGGGCGATTTATGGCGTGGTCGGTTTGTCACTGGCATATTTCTCTTTTCGTCATGGCTTGCCCTTGTCAATGCGCTCAACACTATACCCATTAATTGGTGATAAAATTTATGGTCCGATTGGACATACCGTTGATGTATTTGCCATTGTGGGCACGATGTTCGGTATCGCGACCAGTTTGGGGATTGCTGTATCGCAAATCAACGCAGGCGTAAATTATCTATTTCCAAATACGGTACCGGTCAGCATGACGGTTCAGGTTATTATTATTGCGCTGGTGACACTAGCAGCTTTGATATCTGTCCTCGCTGGCATGGACAAAGGCGTAAAGCGACTATCGATTTTGAACATGGTGTTAGCAACGGGACTGATGCTGTTTGTCTTTATTGTGGGTCCAACCATATTTATTCTCAACGCCTTTATGGAAAATACAGGCAGCTATTTAGGTAATATCGTTGAGCGTACTTTTAGCTTGCAAGCCTATCAATCGAGTGATTGGATCGGTAGTTGGACGCTCTTTATCTTTGCATGGACGATTGCTTGGGCGCCCTTTGTCGGATTGTTTATTGCTAAGATTAGTCGGGGGCGTACTATCCGTGAATTCGTATTGGGCGTAATGTTGGTACCAACATTCTTTACGTTCTTTTGGTTCGCAGTTTTTGGCGATACAGCGCTGCATATGATTATGGTTGATGGCTACGATGCGCTTATCACTGAAGTACAAAATAACCAAGCGATTGCATTGTTTAAATTATTAGAGAACTTGCCTTTCTCTCAGATAGTGTCGTCATTGACAGTATTATTGATTATCACTTTTTTTGTGACCTCATCAGATTCAGGGTCGTTGGTTATTGACTCCCTTGCAGCGGGTGGACGTAGTGATACGCCATGGTGGCAACGTACTTTTTGGGTAGTGACTGAAGGCGCAGTTGCCGCTGTTCTGTTGGTAGCTGGTGGATTAACAGCGTTACAGACCGCAGCTATTGTCAGCGCCTTACCCTTTGCTGTTATTATATTGATTTCAATATTTGGGATGTGGCGTGCGCTACGTATTGAAGGTCATCGTAACCAGAGTCTAGGTAACGATAATAGAATCCCGCCGCATCTGCTTAAGCCATCCGCATGGCGTGAGCGCATTGATTATATGACGGATAAGCCGACTCGCGATAAAGTTTTAAGCTATATCCAAGAGACTATTATGCCGTCTATGGTAGAAGTCTCAGAGAAGTTTGCAGAAACTGGCTGGACGACTGAAGTCAATTATGATGCGATTAATAATCGCGCGGTATTGGAGTTACAACGAGGCAGTGATGTCGAGTTCTGGTATGAGGTACGCTTATCTGAGCATGATACGCCAGATTATTACACTGAAGATAACGCTGATAAATTACCGCAACAGCATGATCATCGCGCTGAAGTATATCTGCGCCGTGGTGGTCAGACCTACGACTTATATGGTTATGAGTCCGAGTCAGTCATCAATGACATTATTGATCAATTCGAGAAATATCTACACTTTGTGAACGTCTCGCCAGATATTCTACCGTGGCGTATGCAAGAGCATGATGAAGATATTACACTGGAGCAGGGCAGTGTATTTGATAAATAA
- a CDS encoding HIT family protein — translation MSQANPQTAYKDDNIFAKMLDGDIPCHKVYEDDKTLAFMDIMPQAAGHVLVIPKQKAVDLAELEPEYAAAVLMTAKKVMQAQRQVFNREGIIQMQLNGAEAGQTVFHYHVHLIPSSIHELGRHAVTQADHVELAKTAEQLAAIINA, via the coding sequence ATGAGCCAAGCCAATCCGCAAACTGCTTATAAAGACGATAATATTTTTGCCAAAATGCTCGATGGTGATATCCCTTGTCATAAAGTTTATGAGGATGACAAGACTCTTGCCTTTATGGATATTATGCCGCAGGCAGCAGGGCATGTTTTGGTCATTCCTAAGCAAAAAGCGGTGGATTTAGCTGAGCTTGAACCTGAGTACGCGGCAGCTGTGTTGATGACGGCCAAAAAAGTCATGCAAGCCCAGCGTCAGGTATTTAATCGTGAAGGCATTATTCAAATGCAGCTCAACGGCGCAGAAGCGGGGCAAACGGTATTTCATTATCATGTGCATCTGATTCCCTCTAGCATTCATGAGCTTGGTCGCCATGCCGTCACACAAGCAGATCATGTAGAGCTTGCAAAAACAGCTGAGCAATTGGCAGCAATTATTAATGCGTAA